A region of uncultured Desulfobacter sp. DNA encodes the following proteins:
- the ffh gene encoding signal recognition particle protein, with product MFDNLSDRLDSVFKKLKGHGTLTEKNIEDGLKQVRMALLEADVNYKVAKTVISDIKSRALGQEVMQSLTPGQQVIKIVNEEFTKMMGSTHQELNFAATGSTSIMLVGLQGSGKTTTAGKLANYLRKIGRKPYLVPVDVYRPAAIDQLTKLGKQMDVPVFASTTEMKPLKICQDAKLAARDLGCDTLLIDTAGRLHLDDTLMAELEGIKKGINPAEILLVADAMTGQDAVNIAGEFDKRLDLSGFVLTKMDGDARGGAAMSIKAVTGKPLKFIGVGEKNTALEPFHPDRMASRILGMGDTLSFIEKAVEAVDQKEALALEKKLRKNQFTLEDFKNQMQQVRKMGSIKDLLGMLPGVNKKMLGDLNIDDKEFMKIEAIINSMTPEERTRHEIIKASRKKRIALGSGTSVQDVNKLLKSYTQSMKMVRKINKGGMKSLRGMLPF from the coding sequence ATGTTTGACAACTTGAGCGACCGTCTGGATTCTGTTTTTAAGAAGCTGAAAGGACACGGAACCCTTACCGAGAAAAACATCGAAGATGGCTTGAAACAAGTCAGGATGGCACTTCTGGAAGCCGATGTCAATTATAAGGTTGCAAAAACTGTCATTTCAGATATAAAGTCCCGAGCCCTCGGCCAGGAGGTTATGCAAAGCCTGACTCCGGGGCAGCAGGTCATCAAGATTGTAAATGAAGAATTTACAAAAATGATGGGCTCCACCCACCAGGAACTGAACTTTGCCGCCACCGGGAGCACGTCCATCATGCTGGTGGGACTGCAGGGTTCCGGCAAGACCACCACAGCGGGCAAGCTGGCAAACTATCTGCGCAAAATCGGCAGAAAGCCCTATCTTGTTCCCGTGGATGTGTACCGCCCGGCGGCCATTGACCAGCTCACCAAGCTGGGCAAACAGATGGATGTACCGGTATTTGCCTCCACAACGGAGATGAAGCCGCTCAAAATCTGCCAGGATGCAAAGCTTGCCGCACGGGATCTTGGCTGTGACACCCTGCTCATTGACACCGCAGGGCGCCTGCACCTGGATGATACGCTCATGGCCGAACTTGAAGGAATTAAGAAGGGCATCAACCCTGCCGAAATTCTTCTGGTGGCAGACGCCATGACCGGCCAGGATGCTGTGAATATTGCCGGTGAATTTGACAAACGGCTGGATCTTTCAGGTTTTGTACTGACCAAGATGGACGGTGATGCCAGGGGCGGTGCGGCAATGTCCATCAAAGCCGTGACAGGCAAGCCGCTGAAGTTCATTGGTGTGGGAGAAAAAAACACGGCCCTTGAGCCCTTTCATCCGGACCGCATGGCCTCCAGAATTCTGGGTATGGGCGACACCCTGTCTTTTATAGAAAAGGCAGTGGAGGCCGTAGACCAGAAAGAGGCCCTGGCCCTTGAAAAGAAGTTGAGGAAGAACCAGTTTACCCTGGAGGATTTTAAAAACCAGATGCAGCAGGTCCGCAAAATGGGATCCATCAAGGATCTTTTAGGCATGCTGCCCGGGGTGAATAAAAAGATGCTCGGCGACCTGAACATAGACGATAAAGAATTTATGAAAATAGAGGCAATTATCAACTCCATGACCCCGGAGGAACGAACCAGACATGAAATTATAAAAGCGTCCCGGAAAAAAAGGATTGCTTTGGGTTCGGGAACATCGGTTCAGGATGTAAATAAACTGCTGAAAAGCTATACCCAGTCCATGAAAATGGTAAGGAAAATCAATAAAGGCGGCATGAAATCCCTTCGGGGCATGCTTCCGTTTTAA
- the rpsP gene encoding 30S ribosomal protein S16, whose protein sequence is MAVKLRLTRKGSKKKPFYRIVAADIQAPRDGKFLEAVGTYDPMQNPAVITLKQDRVQYWLEQGAQPTTTVKSILKKQSAQNVPA, encoded by the coding sequence ATGGCAGTAAAACTCAGACTTACCCGTAAAGGCAGCAAGAAAAAACCTTTTTACAGAATCGTAGCCGCTGATATTCAGGCACCCCGGGACGGCAAGTTCCTTGAAGCTGTGGGTACCTATGATCCCATGCAGAATCCCGCCGTCATCACCTTGAAGCAGGATCGGGTGCAGTACTGGCTGGAGCAGGGTGCACAACCCACCACAACGGTGAAAAGCATCCTTAAAAAACAGAGCGCGCAAAACGTTCCTGCCTAG
- a CDS encoding KH domain-containing protein yields the protein MKELIEYLAKALVDHPDEVQVSEVTGDQTSVLELKVAKEDLGKVIGKQGRSARAMRTILSAAATKLKKRTVLEIIE from the coding sequence ATGAAAGAGCTGATTGAGTATTTAGCAAAAGCATTGGTAGACCACCCCGATGAGGTGCAGGTATCTGAAGTGACAGGTGACCAGACTTCCGTGCTTGAACTCAAGGTGGCCAAGGAAGATCTGGGCAAGGTTATCGGTAAACAGGGCAGATCCGCCAGGGCCATGAGAACTATCCTGAGCGCTGCGGCAACCAAACTGAAAAAACGCACAGTGCTCGAAATTATCGAGTAG
- the rimM gene encoding ribosome maturation factor RimM (Essential for efficient processing of 16S rRNA), which translates to MHSSDTWLTIGKIAGVHGLGGNLKVWSWAQSPDTFANGLIVVLKDEDSPQDPGREYVITRVGRYKKGVLLSLDGVNTRDASEALVGKLVLVNRISLPELEEDTWYWQDLIGLTVVDADQGELGTVDQLFPTGADDILVVTDKKTQGKQEVLIPMNAVFVKDVNLDAGVIKTELPEGFITD; encoded by the coding sequence ATGCACTCCTCGGATACCTGGCTGACCATTGGCAAAATTGCAGGCGTTCACGGCCTTGGGGGCAACCTGAAGGTGTGGTCCTGGGCACAGTCGCCCGACACTTTTGCCAACGGGCTCATTGTGGTGCTCAAAGACGAGGACTCACCCCAGGACCCCGGCCGGGAGTATGTAATAACCCGGGTCGGCAGATATAAGAAAGGGGTTCTTTTAAGCCTCGACGGTGTCAATACCCGGGATGCCTCGGAAGCCCTTGTGGGAAAACTTGTCCTGGTTAATAGAATCAGCCTGCCGGAGCTGGAGGAAGATACCTGGTACTGGCAGGATCTGATCGGGTTAACTGTTGTGGACGCTGACCAGGGTGAACTTGGAACAGTCGATCAGCTTTTCCCCACAGGTGCGGATGATATTCTGGTTGTTACGGATAAAAAGACCCAAGGTAAACAGGAAGTTCTGATTCCCATGAATGCAGTATTTGTCAAGGATGTAAACCTTGATGCGGGTGTTATAAAAACCGAGCTGCCCGAAGGTTTCATTACAGACTGA
- the trmD gene encoding tRNA (guanosine(37)-N1)-methyltransferase TrmD: MKFTVLTLFPEFIDAFFANGIMARALSRGVISADTINIRDFTLDRHNSVDDRPYGGGSGMVMMPGPVEKAIESAAHTSDRAWVACLSPQGKPFTQARACELAATRQDLVLICGRYEGIDERVYARRVDEEICVGDFVMTGGEIAAMAVIDAVARMIPGVLGSDDSSQCESFMDNRLEYAQYTRPEVYEGMAVPGVLLSGNHEKIRQWRRRSALERTFIKRPDLFESRTPDDEEKEILRQWCRELEALIDK; the protein is encoded by the coding sequence ATGAAGTTTACCGTACTGACACTGTTTCCTGAATTCATTGATGCTTTTTTTGCCAACGGCATTATGGCAAGGGCTTTGAGCCGGGGAGTCATCAGCGCGGATACCATAAATATTCGGGATTTTACTTTAGACCGGCACAATAGCGTGGATGACCGCCCCTATGGCGGAGGAAGCGGCATGGTCATGATGCCGGGGCCCGTGGAAAAGGCCATTGAATCAGCGGCACACACTTCCGATAGAGCCTGGGTCGCATGTTTAAGTCCCCAGGGCAAACCCTTTACCCAGGCCCGGGCCTGTGAACTTGCCGCAACCCGGCAGGACCTGGTCTTAATCTGCGGCCGATATGAGGGTATTGACGAGCGGGTCTATGCCCGCCGGGTGGATGAAGAGATCTGCGTGGGGGATTTTGTCATGACCGGCGGAGAGATTGCTGCCATGGCAGTGATTGATGCCGTCGCCAGAATGATTCCCGGCGTGCTGGGAAGCGATGATTCATCCCAGTGTGAATCGTTCATGGACAACCGCCTGGAATACGCCCAGTACACCCGGCCCGAGGTATATGAGGGCATGGCCGTACCCGGGGTGCTCTTGTCCGGGAACCATGAAAAAATAAGGCAGTGGCGCAGGCGCTCTGCCCTGGAACGAACCTTTATTAAGCGTCCTGACCTGTTTGAATCCCGGACGCCGGATGATGAAGAAAAAGAGATCTTGCGTCAGTGGTGCCGGGAACTTGAGGCCTTGATTGATAAATGA
- a CDS encoding RNA methyltransferase: protein MSSMDEQDNQFLPAQSPTQARVSTTDSGSRTLYLALIHYPVVNKRGQITGSALTNMDLHDIARAGRTFGVQAYYVVTPYEDQKTLAHQIMDHWTHGHGGTVNPARKSALERVRVADTFEAVCNDIENEQGKPLVKVATSANAEGPVLSCRQLGQQLKGNAPHVLVFGTAWGLAPEVISQCDHILESIQGSGPYNHLSVRSAASIYLDRLING, encoded by the coding sequence ATGAGTTCAATGGATGAACAGGACAATCAATTCCTCCCGGCCCAGAGCCCCACACAAGCACGGGTGTCAACGACAGATTCTGGCTCCCGGACGCTCTACCTGGCATTGATCCACTATCCTGTGGTCAATAAAAGAGGGCAGATAACGGGGTCAGCCCTGACCAACATGGATTTGCATGACATTGCCAGGGCCGGCCGGACATTCGGGGTACAGGCCTATTACGTGGTTACCCCCTATGAAGACCAGAAAACTCTGGCCCACCAGATCATGGATCACTGGACCCATGGCCATGGAGGAACGGTTAATCCGGCACGAAAGTCCGCCCTTGAACGGGTCAGGGTTGCGGATACATTTGAAGCGGTCTGCAATGATATAGAAAATGAGCAGGGAAAGCCCCTGGTTAAAGTGGCCACCAGCGCCAATGCGGAAGGACCGGTGCTCAGTTGCAGACAGCTTGGACAACAGTTGAAGGGTAATGCCCCCCATGTTCTTGTGTTCGGAACGGCATGGGGGCTGGCACCGGAGGTGATCAGCCAGTGTGACCATATCCTTGAGTCCATACAGGGTTCAGGGCCATACAATCACCTGAGCGTCCGGTCCGCGGCATCCATATATTTAGACAGATTAATAAACGGCTGA
- the rplS gene encoding 50S ribosomal protein L19 produces the protein MTANLIQKIEREQMRLDIPNFDSGDTVKVHVKIREGEKERIQVFEGVVIKKTKGLSSARFTVRKISGGVGVERIFPLYSPIIDKIELMTRGRVRRSKLYYLRNLRGKAARIREKRFA, from the coding sequence ATGACAGCAAACCTAATCCAAAAAATTGAAAGAGAACAGATGCGCCTTGATATCCCGAATTTCGACTCCGGGGATACGGTAAAGGTGCATGTAAAAATCAGGGAAGGTGAAAAGGAACGTATCCAGGTTTTCGAGGGCGTAGTTATCAAAAAAACCAAAGGCCTTTCCAGCGCACGGTTCACCGTTAGAAAAATTTCCGGCGGCGTCGGTGTTGAAAGAATCTTCCCCCTTTATTCTCCCATCATTGATAAAATTGAACTGATGACCCGGGGACGCGTAAGAAGATCCAAACTTTACTACTTGAGAAATCTGCGCGGTAAAGCGGCAAGAATCAGAGAAAAACGTTTTGCCTGA
- a CDS encoding ribonuclease HII gives MMAFEKQAIFSGYKLIAGVDEAGRGPLAGPVVSAAVVLPENFDVPGIDDSKKLSEKKREMLFPVIQERALAFGIGMADHEEIDRINILQASLLSMKRAVEALEITPDYLLIDGKFSIDSTIDQRSVIKGDALSLSIAAASIIAKVTRDRIMADLDLRYPTYGFKNHKGYPTKVHKEAILVHGPCPFHRKSFRGVKDI, from the coding sequence ATGATGGCCTTTGAAAAACAGGCCATTTTTAGTGGATATAAATTGATCGCAGGTGTTGATGAGGCCGGCAGGGGTCCCCTTGCCGGCCCTGTCGTGTCTGCGGCGGTGGTGCTGCCTGAAAATTTTGATGTTCCCGGCATCGATGATTCTAAAAAGCTTTCCGAGAAGAAAAGAGAGATGCTTTTTCCAGTCATTCAGGAAAGGGCACTTGCCTTTGGCATTGGAATGGCCGACCATGAAGAGATCGACAGGATTAATATTCTGCAGGCATCACTGCTCTCCATGAAGCGTGCGGTTGAGGCCCTGGAAATTACACCCGATTATCTGCTCATTGACGGCAAGTTTTCCATAGACAGCACCATAGACCAGCGTTCTGTCATTAAGGGAGACGCCTTGAGCCTGTCCATTGCGGCAGCCTCCATTATAGCCAAGGTCACCCGGGATCGAATTATGGCAGACCTTGACCTGCGATATCCTACGTATGGTTTTAAAAATCATAAGGGATATCCAACCAAAGTCCATAAAGAGGCGATACTCGTCCATGGCCCCTGCCCTTTCCACCGGAAAAGTTTCAGGGGCGTAAAGGATATATGA
- a CDS encoding YraN family protein: protein MSSGGLQLGRKGELAARQFLLSRGYKVLASNFSTPQFEIDIIAKDNDTLCFIEVKTRTGVKKGLPREGVTAAKQKKIIMGAQYYLSKNKIINTRLRFDVVEVLYKDNSHTCCDITVIPNAFQGL from the coding sequence ATGAGCTCCGGGGGCCTACAGCTTGGCAGAAAGGGAGAACTGGCAGCCCGGCAGTTTCTTTTGTCCCGGGGGTACAAAGTCTTGGCATCCAATTTTTCGACTCCCCAGTTTGAAATCGATATCATTGCCAAAGACAATGACACATTGTGCTTTATTGAAGTCAAAACCCGGACAGGAGTTAAAAAAGGCCTGCCCCGGGAAGGCGTGACCGCGGCCAAGCAGAAAAAAATTATCATGGGCGCCCAGTACTATCTCAGCAAAAATAAAATCATCAACACCCGCCTGCGTTTTGATGTGGTGGAAGTGCTGTACAAGGACAATTCGCACACCTGCTGTGACATCACCGTGATCCCCAATGCCTTTCAAGGATTGTGA
- the rsmI gene encoding 16S rRNA (cytidine(1402)-2'-O)-methyltransferase, with protein sequence MSGTLYIVATPLGNLEDITFRAVRILKEADLIAAEDTRHSKKLLNHYGITTPTMACHEHNETSKAQDLVQRLENGSTIALISDAGTPLISDPGYRLVSLARDKGIPVVPVPGCNAAITGLSASGLPTDTFLFLGFPPRKQGSLNTFLDNTARHKGTLIFYESPRRIIRLISSAITAFGDRQACLARELTKQYEEFLRGPLSKILDTLETRETIKGECVLFIEGDDEQSAGLSPEQMEAMIMDGLNQNMGTGELAKNIARLANCPKAQVYDMILAVKKRS encoded by the coding sequence ATGTCCGGCACCCTTTATATCGTGGCCACCCCTCTGGGCAACCTTGAGGATATTACCTTCCGGGCAGTGCGTATACTTAAGGAGGCAGACCTGATTGCAGCCGAAGATACCCGCCACTCAAAAAAACTGCTGAACCATTACGGCATTACAACTCCCACAATGGCCTGCCATGAACACAATGAGACATCAAAGGCCCAGGACCTGGTCCAACGGCTTGAAAACGGGAGCACAATCGCCCTGATCAGCGATGCAGGCACCCCGCTCATTTCAGATCCCGGCTACCGCCTGGTTTCCCTGGCCAGAGACAAAGGCATTCCCGTTGTGCCGGTTCCAGGGTGCAATGCGGCAATTACCGGATTGAGCGCATCAGGCCTGCCCACGGACACGTTTCTGTTTCTGGGCTTTCCGCCCAGAAAGCAGGGCAGTCTGAACACCTTTCTCGATAATACCGCCCGTCACAAGGGCACACTGATTTTTTACGAATCCCCCAGGCGCATTATCCGGCTGATATCTTCGGCTATAACCGCCTTTGGCGATCGCCAGGCCTGCCTTGCCAGGGAATTGACAAAACAGTATGAAGAATTTCTCCGCGGCCCTCTCTCCAAGATTCTGGATACCCTCGAAACTAGGGAAACCATCAAAGGCGAATGCGTCCTGTTTATCGAAGGTGACGATGAACAGTCGGCCGGTCTGTCTCCGGAACAGATGGAGGCCATGATTATGGATGGTCTGAATCAGAACATGGGGACCGGGGAACTTGCAAAAAACATAGCCAGGCTTGCAAACTGTCCCAAAGCACAAGTGTACGACATGATTTTAGCCGTAAAAAAACGTTCTTGA
- a CDS encoding inorganic phosphate transporter: protein MSIEICYVIVGMLILFAIFDLIVGVTNDAVNFLNSSIGSKAAPFKIIMIIASAGILAGVTFSAGMMEVARKGIFNPELFTMPELLTIFLAVMLTDILLLDLFNTYGLPTSTTVSIVFELLGSAVALSMIKLTVHADSGLRLMDYINSGKAITIISGILLSIIVAFASGAIVQFISRLIFTFNYEKRLKYYGALWGGMALTCITFFILVKGAKGATFMDAQMVTWIKNHSLAIMGCIFVTSAIILQILIIAFKVNILKPVVLVGTFALAMAFAANDLVNFIGVPLAGLNAFKTALVSSDPLNISMEALGGKIHTQTYIMLIAGAIMVVTLWFSRKARTVTETEISLGQQDEGMERFESVWLSRRIVNLFHSLFVSVKAVSPPVIGKIVAKRIAPIPEDISIGEKEKPSFDLLRASVNLMVASAVVSLATSLKLPLSTTYVTFMVAMGSSFSDQAWGRESAVYRITGVLTVIGGWFMTALIAFVVSFVCGFIIYYFKMPGVAGLIIFVFFMILKNKKRHEGNEKTKEEITIYVLEEVEDFESSVAATFDHLALHLRSIRLSLKTTFNGLFEEDLDTLREQRRKVKQFQMSSNIIIANIFKVLRLLQRADHKGSYNYYQIIRRLQKINDGHRDTVIRSTMHVANRHKGLLPAQIEELKEIKTEILYIFEQVELAFIKKDIVDCNHIGARFHYLRDLVDLYNANQIARIREESSKTRLSIMYYAISGNCVMMAKQTVKLLEIFNEALPSKDGANACSGLHLD, encoded by the coding sequence ATGAGCATTGAAATATGCTATGTCATCGTAGGGATGCTGATCCTGTTTGCCATTTTTGATCTGATTGTAGGGGTCACCAATGACGCGGTGAATTTTTTAAACTCCTCCATCGGCTCCAAGGCCGCGCCTTTTAAAATCATTATGATCATTGCTAGCGCAGGTATCCTGGCCGGTGTTACTTTTTCAGCAGGCATGATGGAGGTGGCCCGGAAAGGCATTTTTAATCCCGAACTTTTTACCATGCCCGAACTTCTGACCATATTTCTGGCTGTCATGCTTACGGATATATTGCTTCTGGATCTATTCAACACATATGGTCTTCCCACCTCCACCACCGTGTCCATTGTATTTGAACTGCTCGGATCTGCCGTGGCCCTGTCCATGATAAAACTGACCGTCCATGCTGATTCGGGTCTGCGCCTTATGGACTATATCAACTCTGGTAAAGCCATCACCATTATCAGCGGGATATTGTTATCCATTATCGTGGCATTTGCCTCGGGTGCCATCGTTCAGTTCATCTCCAGGCTTATCTTCACCTTTAATTATGAAAAACGGCTGAAGTATTACGGTGCGCTGTGGGGAGGTATGGCCCTTACCTGCATTACCTTTTTTATCCTTGTCAAAGGGGCCAAGGGGGCCACCTTCATGGATGCACAGATGGTGACATGGATAAAAAATCACTCTTTGGCCATCATGGGCTGTATTTTCGTAACCTCTGCAATTATCCTTCAAATTCTTATAATCGCATTCAAGGTTAATATTTTAAAACCCGTTGTCCTTGTGGGCACGTTTGCTCTGGCCATGGCCTTTGCAGCCAACGATCTTGTCAATTTCATCGGTGTTCCCCTGGCAGGCCTCAATGCCTTTAAAACAGCTCTTGTCTCATCCGATCCTCTGAACATCAGCATGGAGGCCCTTGGAGGCAAAATTCACACCCAGACCTATATCATGCTCATTGCAGGCGCCATCATGGTGGTCACCCTGTGGTTCTCACGCAAGGCAAGAACAGTGACCGAAACAGAAATCAGCCTGGGCCAGCAGGATGAGGGAATGGAGAGGTTTGAATCTGTATGGCTGTCCAGGCGGATTGTCAATCTGTTTCACAGCCTGTTTGTCTCTGTCAAGGCAGTATCACCGCCAGTCATCGGTAAAATTGTAGCCAAAAGGATCGCCCCGATTCCCGAAGACATCAGTATCGGGGAAAAGGAGAAACCCTCCTTTGATCTGCTGCGTGCATCTGTGAATCTTATGGTGGCATCTGCCGTGGTCTCCCTGGCCACGTCCCTGAAACTGCCGTTGTCTACCACCTATGTCACCTTCATGGTGGCCATGGGCTCTTCCTTTTCCGACCAGGCCTGGGGCAGGGAGAGCGCCGTATACCGCATCACAGGTGTTTTAACAGTGATCGGCGGATGGTTCATGACCGCCCTTATTGCCTTTGTGGTCTCCTTTGTCTGCGGTTTTATCATCTACTATTTCAAAATGCCTGGTGTGGCCGGGCTGATAATCTTTGTATTTTTCATGATCCTTAAAAACAAAAAACGCCACGAAGGCAATGAAAAGACCAAAGAGGAGATCACCATCTACGTTCTTGAAGAGGTGGAGGATTTCGAGTCTTCGGTGGCAGCCACGTTTGACCATCTGGCCCTTCATCTTCGAAGCATAAGACTCTCTTTGAAAACGACGTTCAATGGGCTGTTTGAAGAGGATCTGGACACATTAAGGGAGCAGCGCAGGAAGGTCAAACAGTTCCAGATGAGCAGCAATATCATCATTGCGAATATCTTTAAGGTGTTACGACTCCTGCAGCGGGCGGATCACAAAGGGTCTTACAATTATTACCAGATTATCCGGCGTCTTCAGAAGATCAACGACGGACACAGAGACACGGTCATCAGATCCACCATGCATGTTGCCAACCGGCACAAAGGTCTTTTGCCGGCCCAGATCGAAGAACTTAAGGAGATCAAAACAGAAATTCTTTACATTTTTGAGCAGGTTGAACTGGCATTTATTAAAAAGGATATTGTGGACTGCAACCACATCGGGGCAAGATTCCATTATCTCAGGGACCTTGTGGATCTGTATAATGCCAATCAGATTGCCAGGATCAGGGAAGAGTCCTCAAAGACACGCCTGAGCATCATGTACTACGCCATTTCCGGCAATTGCGTCATGATGGCCAAACAAACCGTAAAACTTCTTGAAATATTTAATGAGGCCCTGCCCTCAAAAGACGGTGCCAACGCCTGCAGTGGCCTGCACCTGGATTGA
- a CDS encoding LysE/ArgO family amino acid transporter: MVTPFFQGLGTGGGLIVAIGAQNAFVLSQGIRKNHPLVIAAICIFCDVLFITLGVAGLGTAVSSSFLLSRLTAWGGAAFLFLYGIGAFRSAAGTNTLVVENQDCRMTLGAAVVSTLAVTLLNPHFYLDTVVLIGSVAGRFPGEQRLFFWAGAVTSSALWFISLSTGARVLAPLFSKPLSWRILDAVIGVTLWIIALSLARYAMAL; encoded by the coding sequence ATGGTAACACCGTTTTTCCAGGGGCTTGGCACCGGCGGCGGCCTCATCGTGGCCATTGGTGCCCAGAACGCATTCGTACTTTCCCAGGGTATTCGCAAAAACCATCCCCTGGTCATTGCCGCAATCTGCATCTTTTGCGATGTCCTGTTTATTACCCTGGGCGTTGCAGGCCTTGGCACTGCAGTTTCCAGTTCGTTTTTACTGTCCAGGTTAACAGCCTGGGGCGGTGCGGCGTTTTTGTTTTTATACGGAATTGGGGCGTTCAGGTCTGCGGCGGGCACAAACACTCTGGTGGTGGAGAACCAGGACTGCCGTATGACCCTTGGTGCGGCTGTGGTCTCCACACTGGCCGTAACGCTTCTTAATCCACATTTCTATCTGGACACTGTTGTGCTCATCGGCAGTGTGGCAGGCCGGTTTCCCGGAGAACAGCGCCTTTTTTTCTGGGCCGGGGCCGTCACGTCTTCGGCACTGTGGTTTATCAGCCTAAGCACCGGGGCAAGGGTGCTTGCCCCGTTATTCAGCAAACCTTTGTCCTGGCGGATTCTTGATGCTGTCATCGGCGTAACCCTGTGGATTATTGCTCTGTCTTTAGCCCGGTATGCCATGGCTTTGTAA
- a CDS encoding LysR family transcriptional regulator ArgP produces MFDYKLIEAMAEVIREGGFDKAAARLCLTQSAVSQRVRQLEEQAGQILLTRTVPPEVTRAGQWFLAHYLKVKHLEENLAGRISPGTEGQSVTLSVGVNADSLTTWFPRAVAPMLADGKLLLDIRVDDQDQTHKFLKNGTVCGCISTLDRALQGCKMFEIGTMAYQLMCTPAFACTWFADGVTTQAVLKAPAVIFNRKDKLHAKMLATVFADVPKDIPVTYVPSSETFVDFIALGLGYGMVPIVQGRHLVRKKVLTALLSGRTIDVRLFWHCWNLKSPLLESFTKALLHQGRKSLDVFARPGS; encoded by the coding sequence ATGTTTGATTATAAACTCATTGAGGCCATGGCTGAGGTTATCCGGGAGGGGGGATTTGACAAGGCGGCAGCCAGACTGTGCCTGACCCAGTCTGCGGTTTCCCAGCGGGTCAGACAACTGGAAGAGCAGGCAGGGCAGATATTGCTGACCCGGACGGTGCCGCCTGAGGTGACCCGGGCCGGGCAGTGGTTCCTGGCCCACTATCTTAAGGTTAAACACCTTGAAGAAAACCTTGCAGGCCGGATAAGCCCTGGTACAGAAGGACAATCCGTGACCCTGTCCGTGGGCGTCAATGCCGACAGTCTGACCACATGGTTTCCCAGGGCGGTTGCCCCCATGCTGGCGGACGGGAAATTATTGCTGGATATCCGGGTGGATGACCAGGATCAGACCCATAAGTTTTTGAAAAACGGAACCGTGTGCGGCTGCATCAGTACCCTTGACCGGGCCCTGCAGGGATGTAAGATGTTTGAAATCGGCACCATGGCGTATCAGCTGATGTGCACCCCGGCATTTGCCTGCACATGGTTTGCTGACGGTGTCACCACCCAGGCTGTTTTAAAGGCGCCTGCCGTGATTTTCAACCGCAAGGACAAACTGCATGCAAAAATGCTGGCCACTGTATTTGCTGACGTTCCCAAAGATATTCCCGTCACCTATGTACCGTCGTCGGAAACCTTTGTGGATTTCATTGCCCTGGGCCTTGGATACGGCATGGTTCCCATTGTCCAGGGCCGGCACCTGGTCCGGAAAAAAGTTTTAACAGCACTGCTTTCCGGCCGGACAATAGATGTCCGGCTTTTCTGGCATTGCTGGAATCTTAAATCTCCTCTGCTTGAATCCTTCACAAAGGCCCTGCTGCACCAGGGACGTAAAAGTCTTGATGTGTTTGCAAGGCCTGGATCGTAA